One Deinococcus grandis DNA window includes the following coding sequences:
- the trhO gene encoding oxygen-dependent tRNA uridine(34) hydroxylase TrhO — protein sequence MPSSAPFVVAALYQFRAVADPAGLRERLLALGEAGGLCGTLIVASEGINGTVAGSRAGIDALHAALLAEGFAGLEYKESGASAQPFRRFKVRLKREIVTLGVPVAPEREVGQYVEPGDWNALIESEDVVVIDTRNRYEVKAGTFRGAVDPGIESFREFPAWLDKHAQELRGKRVAMFCTGGIRCEKSTSLLRQRGYRDVFHLRGGILQYLEDVPQEQSRWDGECFVFDGRVTVGHGLREGAAVMCHSCGWPLGEAERADALFEEGVSCEHCHARTTPEQKAAFRERQRHFDRQVQEGCGT from the coding sequence ATGCCTTCTTCCGCGCCGTTCGTGGTGGCGGCGCTGTATCAGTTCCGGGCGGTGGCGGACCCGGCGGGATTGCGGGAGCGGCTGCTGGCGCTCGGTGAGGCGGGGGGACTGTGTGGGACGTTGATCGTGGCGTCCGAGGGGATCAACGGGACGGTCGCGGGGAGCCGCGCGGGAATCGACGCGCTGCACGCGGCGCTGCTCGCGGAGGGCTTCGCGGGGCTGGAGTACAAGGAGTCCGGCGCGTCGGCGCAGCCGTTCAGGCGGTTCAAGGTGCGTCTGAAGCGGGAGATCGTGACGCTGGGCGTGCCGGTCGCGCCGGAGCGGGAGGTCGGGCAGTACGTGGAGCCGGGCGACTGGAACGCGCTGATCGAGTCGGAGGACGTGGTCGTGATCGATACGCGCAACCGGTACGAGGTGAAGGCGGGGACGTTCCGGGGTGCGGTGGATCCGGGGATCGAGTCGTTCCGGGAGTTCCCGGCGTGGCTGGACAAGCACGCCCAGGAGTTGCGGGGGAAGCGCGTGGCGATGTTCTGCACGGGCGGCATCCGCTGTGAGAAGAGCACGAGTCTGCTGCGTCAGCGCGGGTACCGGGACGTGTTTCACCTGCGGGGCGGGATTCTGCAGTACCTGGAGGACGTGCCGCAGGAGCAGAGCCGCTGGGACGGCGAGTGTTTCGTGTTCGACGGGCGCGTGACGGTCGGGCATGGCCTGCGGGAGGGCGCGGCGGTGATGTGTCACTCGTGCGGCTGGCCGCTGGGTGAGGCCGAGCGGGCCGATGCGCTGTTCGAGGAGGGCGTGAGTTGCGAGCACTGCCACGCGCGGACCACGCCGGAGCAGAAGGCGGCGTTCCGGGAGCGGCAGCGGCACTTCGACCGGCAGGTGCAGGAGGGGTGCGGGACGTGA
- a CDS encoding ABC-F family ATP-binding cassette domain-containing protein: MSVPSTLIAASNVSVLFGERVVLDGVSVGVSLGERVALLGRNGAGKTTLLRVLTGERVPEEGEVWRADGLRVAVLEQHHAHPAGRSVRSLVDAAHPYRALEVSLLELEADLGDPEVLARWSALHAHLEDVEAFRWPSRVARVLGMLDLTRFLDRDASTLSGGERTRLALALALAREPDLLVLDEPTNHLDIRMREWLEGWLRAFRGGVLLTSHDREFLDAVVTRSVWLEHGAATGYPGGYSRASAQRELERRTQARAARLGEREAQRLSKSVEVLDRWGRRSRALKTRAERQSVPEAPLPERQIRMRLLAGTARAPLVAWGEHLSKAYGDRPVLTDAAFRLRQGDRVALMGANGTGKTTLMRLLSGELHPDPPAPDPLTGEVGSPPALRVAPGVTVASLDQTWHGLTPGEGLHAQFERRFGRQANTLLGRAGFGAEDWPKTPEVLSGGERARAGLALVSGLRADLLLLDEPTNHLDVEALLALEGAVQAYGGAVVIVTHDRRFAREVATRLWVIEDAALREVSGWGSREYLDPAATLQGDPPPPPPPPTPRQRLAPLEAQLSALRAELDRPPGSLTGREEARVRAQAHAVQQGLYGLYAQVWSAPQFDAEVREPPLTVRAQRLGDTGGMFWAAHDEGCPHLAWDGHTLRWNGEPPAWFGAALLGGTLRVLFERWNVGRVALGEGGPVLTRRAYFERLGLAPGREGTRPAP, from the coding sequence GTGTCTGTGCCGTCTACCCTGATTGCTGCGTCGAACGTGTCGGTGTTGTTCGGCGAGCGGGTGGTGCTGGACGGCGTGAGTGTGGGTGTGTCGTTGGGTGAGCGGGTGGCGTTGCTGGGTCGGAACGGGGCGGGGAAGACGACGCTGCTGCGGGTGCTGACCGGGGAGCGGGTGCCGGAGGAGGGGGAGGTCTGGCGCGCGGATGGGTTGCGGGTGGCGGTGCTGGAGCAGCATCACGCGCATCCGGCGGGGCGGAGTGTGCGGTCGCTGGTGGACGCGGCGCATCCGTACCGGGCGCTGGAGGTGAGCCTGCTGGAGCTGGAGGCGGACCTGGGTGATCCGGAGGTGCTGGCGCGCTGGTCGGCGCTGCACGCGCACCTGGAGGACGTGGAGGCGTTCCGCTGGCCGTCGCGCGTGGCGCGGGTGCTGGGGATGCTGGACCTGACGCGCTTTCTGGACCGGGATGCGAGCACGCTGTCCGGGGGGGAGCGGACGCGGCTGGCGCTGGCGCTGGCCCTGGCGCGTGAACCGGACCTGCTGGTGCTGGACGAGCCGACGAACCATCTGGATATCCGCATGCGGGAGTGGCTGGAGGGGTGGTTGCGGGCGTTCCGGGGTGGGGTGCTGCTGACCAGTCACGACCGGGAGTTTCTGGACGCGGTGGTGACGCGCAGCGTGTGGCTGGAGCACGGCGCGGCGACCGGGTATCCCGGGGGGTACTCGCGGGCGTCGGCGCAGCGGGAGCTGGAGCGGCGCACGCAGGCCCGCGCGGCGCGGCTGGGGGAGCGTGAGGCGCAGCGGCTCTCGAAGAGTGTGGAGGTGCTGGACCGCTGGGGTCGCCGCTCGCGGGCGTTGAAGACCCGCGCGGAGCGGCAGAGCGTGCCGGAGGCGCCGCTGCCGGAACGGCAGATCCGCATGCGCCTGCTGGCGGGCACGGCGCGCGCGCCGCTGGTGGCGTGGGGCGAGCACCTGAGCAAGGCGTACGGGGACCGGCCCGTGCTGACGGACGCCGCCTTCCGGCTGCGGCAGGGCGACCGGGTGGCGCTGATGGGTGCGAACGGCACGGGGAAGACCACGCTGATGCGCCTGCTGTCCGGCGAGCTGCACCCGGACCCGCCCGCGCCGGACCCGTTGACCGGGGAGGTCGGGTCGCCGCCTGCGCTGCGGGTCGCGCCGGGCGTGACGGTCGCCAGCCTGGACCAGACGTGGCACGGGCTGACGCCGGGCGAGGGCCTGCACGCGCAGTTCGAGCGGCGCTTCGGGCGGCAGGCGAATACCCTGCTGGGCCGCGCGGGCTTCGGCGCGGAGGACTGGCCCAAGACTCCGGAGGTGCTGTCGGGCGGCGAGCGGGCGCGGGCGGGGCTGGCGCTCGTCAGTGGCCTGCGGGCGGACCTGCTGCTGCTGGACGAACCCACGAACCACCTGGACGTGGAGGCGCTGCTGGCGCTGGAGGGCGCGGTGCAGGCGTACGGGGGCGCGGTGGTGATCGTCACGCACGACCGCCGCTTCGCGCGGGAGGTCGCCACGCGCCTGTGGGTGATCGAGGACGCCGCGCTGCGCGAGGTGAGTGGCTGGGGCAGCCGCGAGTACCTCGACCCGGCGGCGACCCTCCAGGGGGACCCGCCTCCACCGCCGCCGCCGCCCACGCCCCGGCAGCGCCTCGCACCGCTGGAGGCCCAGCTCTCGGCCCTGCGCGCGGAACTGGACCGCCCACCTGGCAGCCTCACCGGGCGTGAGGAGGCCCGCGTCCGCGCCCAGGCGCATGCCGTGCAGCAGGGCCTGTACGGGCTGTACGCGCAGGTGTGGAGCGCCCCGCAGTTCGACGCGGAGGTCCGCGAGCCGCCCCTGACCGTCCGCGCGCAGCGCCTGGGGGACACGGGTGGGATGTTCTGGGCCGCGCACGACGAGGGCTGCCCGCACCTCGCCTGGGATGGGCACACGCTCCGCTGGAACGGCGAGCCGCCCGCGTGGTTCGGCGCGGCGCTGCTGGGCGGCACGCTGCGCGTCCTGTTCGAACGCTGGAACGTGGGCCGGGTAGCACTCGGTGAGGGCGGGCCGGTGCTGACCCGCCGCGCGTACTTCGAGCGGCTGGGCCTCGCGCCTGGGCGGGAGGGAACGCGCCCCGCCCCGTGA